The Vibrio nitrifigilis genome window below encodes:
- the adhE gene encoding bifunctional acetaldehyde-CoA/alcohol dehydrogenase has translation MPVTNLAELDALVARVKNAQAEFATYSQEQVDKIFRAASLAANQARIPLAQQAVEESGMGIVEDKVIKNHFASEYIYNKYKDEKTCGVLEVDDSMGTMTIAEPVGIICGIVPTTNPTSTAIFKSLISLKTRNAIIFSPHPRAKHSTNDAAKLVLDAAVAAGAPKDIIGWIDEPSVELSNALMRHDDIALILATGGPGMVKAAYSSGKPAIGVGAGNVPVVIDETADIKRAVASVLMSKTFDNGVVCASEQAVIVVDDVYEEVKQRFATHKAYVLSKDEAAKVRGTLLIDGALNAKIVGQPATKIAEMAGVTVPSDTKVLIGEGLHGKVTTEDAFAHEKLSPTLGMFRATNFEDAVEQAIHMVEIGGIGHTSGLYTNQDKNQDRILYFGNKLKTSRILINIPTTHGGIGDLYNFNVAPSLTLGCGSWGGNSISENVGPKHLINKKIVAKRAENMLWHKLPKSVYFRRGSLPVALGDLEGKKRAFLVTDRFLFNNGYADEIVELLKAQGMEVQTFYEVEADPTLSIVKKGADQMHSFKPDVILALGGGSPMDAAKIMWVMYEHPETEFEELAMRFMDIRKRIYKFPKMGQKAELVCITTTSGTGSEVTPFAVVTDDETGAKYPLADYELTPNMAIVDANLVMNMPKSLTAFGGYDAVVHALEAYVSVMASEYSDGQALQALKLLKEYLPSSYKNGANDPIARERVHNAATIAGIAFANAFLGVCHSMAHKLGAEFHIAHGLANALLMENVVRYNANDNPTKQTAFSQYDRPQARRRYAEVAEHLGLAKPGDHTAEKIQALLSWLNELKVELDIPMSIQAAGVNEADFLAKLNELAVEAFDDQCTGANPRYPLISELKEVLLASYYGKAYVEGETFEGTTVIKKKADQVEAVKRAHEAAKAEEASKSKPAKAGSKKAREEA, from the coding sequence ATGCCTGTAACTAACTTGGCAGAACTCGATGCTCTTGTGGCTCGCGTGAAAAATGCACAAGCGGAGTTTGCAACTTACTCTCAGGAGCAAGTCGATAAGATATTCCGTGCCGCATCACTCGCTGCAAACCAAGCTCGGATTCCATTAGCACAGCAAGCGGTTGAAGAGTCAGGAATGGGGATTGTTGAAGACAAAGTTATTAAAAACCACTTTGCTTCAGAATATATTTACAACAAGTACAAAGATGAAAAAACGTGTGGTGTTCTAGAAGTCGATGACAGCATGGGCACTATGACTATCGCAGAACCGGTTGGTATTATTTGCGGTATTGTTCCAACCACTAACCCAACATCTACAGCGATCTTTAAATCGCTCATCTCACTAAAAACTCGTAACGCTATTATCTTTTCACCTCACCCACGTGCTAAACACTCGACTAATGATGCGGCAAAATTGGTTCTTGATGCAGCTGTTGCTGCTGGTGCGCCAAAAGATATTATTGGTTGGATTGATGAGCCTTCAGTTGAACTGTCTAACGCACTGATGCGCCATGATGATATTGCCTTGATTTTGGCAACGGGTGGCCCAGGTATGGTGAAAGCTGCATACTCTTCTGGTAAACCTGCCATCGGTGTTGGTGCTGGTAACGTACCGGTTGTGATTGATGAAACCGCAGATATCAAACGTGCAGTGGCTTCAGTGCTCATGTCAAAAACCTTTGATAATGGTGTGGTTTGCGCATCTGAACAAGCCGTCATCGTTGTTGATGATGTATATGAAGAAGTAAAACAACGTTTTGCGACTCACAAAGCTTATGTGTTAAGTAAAGATGAAGCAGCTAAAGTGCGCGGCACATTACTTATCGATGGTGCACTTAATGCGAAAATCGTTGGTCAACCAGCAACTAAAATAGCAGAGATGGCCGGTGTTACGGTTCCATCTGATACTAAAGTGCTTATCGGTGAAGGTTTACACGGAAAAGTAACGACAGAAGATGCTTTTGCTCACGAAAAGCTTTCTCCAACGTTAGGTATGTTCCGTGCAACCAATTTTGAAGATGCTGTCGAACAAGCTATTCATATGGTTGAAATCGGTGGTATCGGGCATACCTCAGGTCTATATACCAATCAAGATAAGAACCAAGATCGTATCTTGTACTTTGGTAACAAGCTAAAAACATCTCGTATTTTGATTAATATTCCAACGACTCACGGTGGTATCGGTGATTTGTACAACTTCAATGTTGCACCATCATTGACACTAGGTTGTGGTTCTTGGGGTGGTAACTCGATTTCTGAAAACGTAGGACCTAAACACTTAATCAACAAAAAAATCGTCGCAAAGCGGGCAGAGAACATGCTGTGGCATAAACTTCCAAAATCCGTGTACTTCCGTCGCGGTAGCTTGCCAGTCGCTCTGGGTGACTTGGAAGGTAAAAAACGTGCATTCCTTGTGACCGACCGTTTCCTATTTAACAACGGTTACGCTGACGAAATTGTCGAGCTATTAAAAGCTCAAGGTATGGAAGTACAAACGTTCTACGAAGTAGAAGCCGATCCAACACTGTCTATTGTGAAGAAAGGTGCAGACCAAATGCACAGCTTCAAACCTGATGTGATTTTGGCTCTTGGTGGTGGTTCACCAATGGATGCAGCTAAAATTATGTGGGTTATGTATGAACACCCTGAAACTGAGTTTGAAGAACTTGCGATGCGCTTTATGGATATTCGTAAACGTATCTACAAATTCCCTAAAATGGGTCAAAAAGCAGAATTGGTTTGTATCACTACCACGTCAGGTACTGGTTCAGAAGTTACCCCATTTGCGGTTGTGACTGATGATGAAACAGGTGCTAAATACCCATTAGCAGACTACGAATTGACCCCTAACATGGCCATTGTTGATGCGAATTTAGTGATGAATATGCCTAAATCGTTAACTGCGTTTGGTGGTTACGATGCGGTGGTTCACGCATTAGAAGCCTATGTTTCTGTGATGGCGAGTGAATACTCTGATGGTCAAGCACTACAAGCTCTTAAACTATTGAAAGAGTACTTACCATCTAGTTATAAAAATGGTGCTAATGACCCAATTGCTCGTGAACGCGTGCATAATGCCGCAACTATCGCGGGGATTGCCTTCGCTAACGCATTCTTGGGTGTATGTCACTCAATGGCTCATAAATTAGGTGCCGAATTCCATATTGCGCATGGTTTAGCGAACGCGCTTCTAATGGAAAACGTGGTTCGTTACAACGCGAATGATAACCCAACTAAACAAACAGCGTTCTCGCAATACGACCGTCCTCAAGCACGTCGTCGTTATGCAGAAGTCGCTGAGCATCTTGGTCTAGCAAAACCTGGTGACCATACTGCAGAGAAAATACAAGCACTACTATCTTGGTTAAATGAGTTGAAAGTTGAATTGGATATTCCAATGTCGATTCAGGCGGCTGGCGTTAATGAAGCTGATTTCTTAGCAAAATTAAATGAGTTAGCGGTTGAAGCGTTCGACGACCAATGTACAGGTGCTAACCCTCGCTACCCATTGATTAGCGAGCTTAAAGAAGTTCTTCTTGCGTCTTACTACGGTAAAGCTTATGTAGAAGGTGAAACTTTTGAAGGAACAACTGTCATCAAGAAAAAAGCTGACCAAGTGGAAGCCGTAAAACGCGCCCACGAAGCAGCAAAGGCAGAAGAAGCCTCTAAAAGCAAACCAGCAAAAGCTGGATCTAAAAAGGCGAGAGAAGAAGCTTAA
- the plsX gene encoding phosphate acyltransferase PlsX — MLYLTVALDAMGGDFGPRVTVPAAVQALSHFPELKVSLVGDQSQIAHQLSLLGCKPNSRLSIVHSDRVISNSEKPSLALRHSVGTSMGITVDLVANGKADACVSAGNTGALMALSRFRLKLLPGIDRPALVSALPTASGKKTWMLDLGANVSSDADSLFQFAVMGAALAEEHLGRPPRVAILNIGAEEIKGNDLVKRCAEMLNQTQAVNYIGYIESNQLLLDVADVIVSDGFVGNVCLKACEGTAQLFIDKLKDRFLASSIKGWIARKLFSDLFTELKTLNPDQYNGASLLGLRGIVIKSHGRADVSACVNAISEAVHEIKRQVPSRISDRLEAVLLERHY, encoded by the coding sequence TTGCTTTATTTAACCGTTGCACTTGATGCAATGGGCGGTGATTTCGGTCCCCGTGTCACAGTGCCTGCCGCCGTGCAGGCACTGTCGCATTTCCCGGAGCTGAAAGTGTCTCTTGTAGGCGACCAGTCACAAATTGCCCACCAACTATCTCTACTAGGTTGCAAGCCAAATTCTCGTTTGAGTATTGTGCATAGCGACCGAGTTATTTCTAACTCAGAGAAACCTTCTTTAGCACTTCGTCATAGCGTTGGGACATCCATGGGAATTACCGTGGATCTTGTTGCGAATGGCAAAGCAGACGCTTGTGTAAGTGCTGGCAACACCGGAGCTTTGATGGCTCTCTCCCGTTTTAGACTAAAATTGTTACCAGGCATTGATAGGCCGGCACTTGTGTCAGCGTTACCAACGGCAAGTGGTAAAAAAACGTGGATGCTAGACTTAGGCGCGAATGTGTCGAGTGATGCAGATTCATTGTTTCAATTTGCAGTAATGGGAGCAGCGTTAGCAGAAGAACATTTAGGCCGTCCCCCGCGCGTGGCAATATTAAATATTGGCGCTGAGGAAATAAAAGGCAATGATCTTGTCAAACGTTGTGCAGAGATGCTTAATCAAACTCAAGCAGTGAATTACATTGGTTATATTGAAAGTAATCAATTACTTCTCGATGTTGCAGATGTTATTGTTAGCGATGGCTTTGTCGGTAATGTATGCCTTAAGGCATGCGAAGGCACAGCACAACTCTTTATTGATAAGCTTAAAGATAGATTTTTAGCTTCATCCATAAAGGGTTGGATTGCTCGAAAACTGTTTTCGGATTTATTTACAGAACTAAAAACGTTGAACCCCGACCAGTATAACGGTGCAAGTTTGTTAGGATTGCGCGGCATTGTCATAAAAAGTCATGGAAGAGCAGATGTATCCGCTTGCGTTAATGCAATTTCTGAGGCGGTACACGAAATCAAACGACAAGTACCCAGCCGGATAAGCGATCGTTTGGAAGCGGTTTTACTCGAGAGGCATTATTAG
- the yceD gene encoding 23S rRNA accumulation protein YceD — MQKVKIPRTVDPGKAAQKRLDYDGIIQVSLFKRLAESVEGVKRDAQVTLSFGLDEQRLVVISGKANIEVDLECQRCNEVFAYECDVEFTYTPYYSEKSEQDAPEEYDLVDLNEYGEVDLIQLVEDEFILNLPQVAMHDESECSVESDNLVFGELPKEVAEEKPNPFDVLKSLKK, encoded by the coding sequence ATGCAAAAGGTAAAAATACCGCGAACGGTTGATCCGGGCAAAGCGGCTCAGAAACGACTTGATTACGATGGCATCATCCAAGTCAGTCTTTTCAAGCGCTTAGCTGAATCAGTCGAAGGCGTAAAACGCGACGCTCAAGTAACATTGTCATTTGGGTTGGATGAACAGCGACTCGTTGTTATCTCTGGTAAAGCTAACATCGAAGTTGATTTAGAGTGTCAACGCTGTAACGAGGTTTTCGCATATGAATGCGATGTCGAGTTTACTTATACACCGTATTACAGTGAAAAAAGTGAACAAGACGCACCGGAAGAGTATGATTTGGTAGATCTTAACGAATACGGTGAAGTGGACCTTATACAGTTAGTTGAAGACGAGTTCATCTTAAACTTACCCCAAGTTGCAATGCACGATGAGTCAGAATGTAGCGTTGAATCAGACAACTTGGTGTTTGGTGAACTTCCGAAAGAAGTTGCGGAAGAAAAGCCGAATCCATTCGATGTTTTAAAAAGTTTGAAGAAATAA
- a CDS encoding Maf family protein — MQNYQLVLASTSVFRQQLLEKLAIPFITAKPNCDETPFTNESAQELVTRLAITKAQSCAINCPSLVIGSDQVCVINEQIVGKPHTEEKAVEQLLSQSGQCITFYTGLAVHNTQTGETESTCEAFNVHFRELTREMAENYVRKEQPLQCAGSFKSEGLGIALFEKLEGKDPNSLIGLPLITLISMLEKQGLRAI, encoded by the coding sequence ATGCAGAATTACCAACTTGTTTTAGCCTCTACCTCGGTTTTTCGCCAACAATTGCTTGAAAAACTCGCAATTCCTTTTATCACAGCAAAACCAAACTGTGACGAAACGCCTTTCACAAATGAAAGCGCTCAAGAACTTGTAACACGTTTGGCGATCACTAAAGCACAATCTTGTGCCATTAATTGTCCAAGCCTTGTCATTGGCAGTGATCAAGTATGTGTGATTAACGAGCAAATCGTCGGTAAACCTCATACAGAGGAAAAAGCGGTAGAACAGTTATTGAGTCAAAGTGGCCAATGCATCACTTTTTATACCGGGCTGGCGGTTCATAACACACAGACAGGCGAAACAGAATCGACCTGTGAGGCGTTTAATGTTCACTTTCGCGAACTGACCCGTGAAATGGCCGAAAATTATGTTCGTAAAGAACAACCTCTACAATGTGCGGGCAGCTTTAAAAGTGAAGGGTTAGGCATCGCTCTTTTCGAAAAGCTTGAAGGGAAAGACCCCAATAGCCTTATCGGTCTACCTCTCATCACTCTTATCAGCATGTTAGAAAAGCAAGGCTTACGTGCCATCTAA
- the rluC gene encoding 23S rRNA pseudouridine(955/2504/2580) synthase RluC encodes MSEIKTQVQFVDIDEDMAGQRIDNFLRNQLKSIPKSMVYRILRKGEVRVNKKRVKAEYKIAAGDVVRIPPVTIQEQDVNAPAPVSTKLNKVAELEDRIIYEDDHMLILNKPSGTAVHGGSGLKFGAIEALRALRPQARFLELVHRIDRDTSGILLVAKKRSALRHLQAQFREKTVHKYYFALVMGQWKNNCKSVNAPLLKNEVNSIVRVNPKGKPSETRFKILEKFKEATLVQASPITGRTHQIRVHTQYMGHPIAWDDRYGDPRFDAYTAQFGIQRLFLHAANIQFTHPGSNERVEIHAPLERRLEKALEQMRKDR; translated from the coding sequence ATGAGTGAAATTAAAACACAAGTCCAGTTCGTTGATATTGACGAAGACATGGCTGGTCAACGTATAGATAATTTCTTACGTAACCAATTAAAAAGTATTCCTAAAAGCATGGTGTATCGCATCTTGCGTAAGGGCGAAGTGCGCGTTAATAAAAAGCGAGTGAAAGCAGAATATAAAATTGCAGCTGGTGACGTTGTACGTATTCCTCCGGTTACGATACAAGAACAAGATGTGAATGCGCCTGCTCCAGTTAGCACTAAACTCAATAAAGTGGCTGAACTTGAAGACCGTATTATTTATGAAGATGATCATATGCTCATCTTGAATAAACCATCAGGTACTGCGGTTCATGGAGGAAGTGGGCTAAAATTTGGCGCGATAGAGGCGTTGCGGGCGCTGCGTCCTCAGGCTCGTTTTCTTGAATTAGTGCATCGTATTGACCGAGATACATCAGGTATTTTGTTGGTCGCTAAAAAGCGTTCTGCACTACGTCACCTTCAAGCTCAGTTTCGTGAAAAGACCGTGCATAAGTATTACTTTGCATTGGTGATGGGGCAGTGGAAGAATAACTGTAAATCAGTTAACGCACCGCTTTTGAAAAACGAAGTGAACAGTATTGTACGTGTTAACCCTAAAGGAAAACCTTCAGAAACACGTTTCAAGATTCTAGAAAAATTCAAAGAAGCGACGTTGGTGCAAGCAAGCCCGATTACTGGCAGAACTCACCAAATTCGCGTGCATACTCAGTATATGGGGCATCCTATTGCGTGGGATGACCGTTACGGAGATCCTCGTTTTGATGCCTACACGGCTCAATTTGGTATTCAGCGTCTATTTCTCCATGCGGCGAATATTCAATTTACTCATCCGGGTAGTAATGAACGTGTTGAAATACATGCGCCTTTAGAAAGACGATTAGAAAAAGCATTGGAGCAAATGCGTAAAGATCGTTGA
- the rpmF gene encoding 50S ribosomal protein L32, with protein MAVQQNRKTRSKRGMRRSHDALTTAALSVDATSGETHLRHNVTADGYYRGKKVINK; from the coding sequence ATGGCCGTACAACAAAACCGTAAAACACGTTCTAAGCGTGGCATGCGTCGTTCACACGATGCGCTAACTACAGCTGCTCTATCTGTAGACGCGACTTCAGGTGAAACTCACCTACGTCACAACGTGACTGCTGACGGTTACTACCGTGGCAAAAAGGTTATCAACAAGTAA
- the rne gene encoding ribonuclease E: MKRMLINATQKEEMRVALVDGQRLFDLDIESPGHESKKANIYKGRITRIEPSLEAAFVDYGAERHGFLPLKEIAREYFPNGYTYQGRPSIKEVLKEGQEVIVQVEKEERGSKGAALTTFISLAGSYLVLMPNNPRAGGISRRIEGEERTALKAALSTLETPQGMGLIVRTAGVGKSAEELQGDLSYMLNLWSRVKEAAESKPAPFLIHQESNVVVRAIRDYLRRDIGEILIDSQTIFDRVMEHINVVRPDFVSRVKKYDGDVPLFSHYQIESQIESAFQREVRLPSGGSIVIDPTEALTSIDINSARATKGGDIEETALNTNLEAADEIARQLRLRDLGGLVVIDFIDMTPVRHQREVESRLREAVRMDRARVQIGRISRFGLLEMSRQRLSPSLAEASHHICPRCNGTGVIRDNESLALSVLRLIEEEALKDNTAQVLAVVPVSIASYLLNEKRRSVNHIERNQEVKITIVPTSDMETPHFEVIRIREGEEQKLLSYLIPKKLESMKEAEGLETTDTELKPKRIEEPMLKGFGTPSEPTTATKPAEKPAAPKETAPAKPSLFSRFMKALASFFSAEEAPAEKTEAKSVESVEPEQTQNSEQKQRQPRRDRNNDRRRNNRDKNKRNNRNANDVNEKSSDNRNNKDNANAEKDSNNNSNNNRKQRQDRKPKQDRRNNKRDDNKAHEDAKDSKLQEQGRQLAEQAKGEAAKDNASQDKQNDTKAAKVKERRQRRKLTKQVRKNSQEPEEVMDVITPVEDVITPVETVAEASPASVVEQPVQDASSEVESEDKPKQRRNRRSPRHLRASGQRRRRGRDRRPNPFRLRKGGVASPEMAMGKVMPSYGITKPETRQKPAETPAMETKPVDVASLGGFACPEMAMGKVIVRREPQPAVTEQPVQTPVVEESQVAPIVEESPILVDTIEESGHVEAPAVDETEVAVASAIEAPVTEQANVVEEAQSTEVEMGTVTVDSDEAPSQSSGTVVWNHKGHASSAMTKAAGTHEVKDITVVAAPFRSERYHSIGAGSQAARSKASAEMTKPQGY; this comes from the coding sequence ATGAAAAGAATGTTAATAAACGCAACTCAAAAAGAAGAGATGCGTGTCGCGTTGGTTGATGGCCAGCGACTTTTCGATTTGGATATCGAAAGTCCCGGTCATGAATCGAAAAAAGCAAATATATATAAAGGACGAATCACCCGTATTGAGCCAAGTCTGGAAGCTGCTTTTGTTGATTACGGTGCAGAACGACATGGTTTCCTTCCCCTCAAAGAAATAGCCCGCGAATACTTTCCAAACGGATATACCTACCAAGGTCGTCCAAGCATTAAAGAAGTGCTTAAAGAAGGCCAAGAAGTCATTGTCCAAGTAGAAAAGGAAGAGCGTGGCAGCAAAGGGGCAGCATTAACTACCTTTATCTCACTAGCAGGTAGCTACCTAGTATTAATGCCAAATAACCCTCGTGCAGGCGGTATCTCTCGCCGTATCGAAGGTGAAGAGCGTACAGCTCTAAAAGCAGCATTATCAACACTAGAAACACCTCAAGGTATGGGCTTAATTGTTCGTACAGCGGGTGTCGGTAAAAGTGCTGAAGAACTGCAGGGCGATTTATCCTACATGCTCAACCTTTGGAGTCGTGTAAAAGAAGCGGCAGAATCCAAACCTGCACCCTTCCTTATTCACCAAGAAAGCAACGTGGTAGTTCGCGCTATTCGTGACTATTTACGTCGTGATATTGGTGAAATCTTAATTGATAGCCAAACGATCTTTGATCGAGTAATGGAACACATCAACGTCGTTCGCCCTGACTTTGTTAGTCGAGTTAAAAAATACGATGGTGACGTGCCACTATTCAGTCATTACCAAATTGAAAGCCAAATCGAATCAGCTTTCCAACGTGAAGTGCGCTTGCCTTCTGGTGGTTCAATCGTTATTGACCCTACAGAAGCTCTAACCTCTATCGATATCAACTCTGCTCGCGCAACCAAAGGTGGCGATATTGAAGAAACCGCACTTAATACCAACCTAGAAGCAGCAGATGAAATTGCCCGTCAACTTCGTCTACGTGATTTAGGTGGTTTGGTTGTTATCGACTTTATCGATATGACGCCAGTACGCCATCAACGTGAAGTAGAAAGTCGTCTACGTGAAGCGGTTCGCATGGATCGTGCTCGCGTTCAAATCGGTCGTATTTCTCGTTTCGGCCTCTTAGAGATGTCTCGCCAGCGCTTGAGCCCTTCTCTAGCTGAAGCAAGTCACCATATTTGTCCGCGCTGTAACGGTACGGGTGTAATTCGTGACAACGAATCTTTGGCTCTGTCTGTCTTACGTCTTATCGAAGAAGAAGCACTAAAAGACAACACAGCACAAGTTCTTGCTGTCGTTCCAGTATCGATTGCCTCTTACTTGTTGAATGAAAAGCGTCGTTCTGTTAACCACATTGAACGCAACCAAGAAGTTAAGATTACTATCGTTCCTACCTCTGATATGGAAACTCCGCATTTTGAAGTGATCCGTATCCGTGAGGGTGAAGAACAAAAACTGCTGTCTTACTTGATTCCTAAGAAACTGGAAAGCATGAAAGAAGCAGAAGGCTTGGAAACAACAGACACTGAACTGAAACCAAAACGCATTGAAGAGCCAATGCTAAAAGGATTCGGAACACCTTCTGAGCCAACTACAGCAACTAAGCCTGCTGAAAAACCGGCAGCACCTAAAGAAACAGCGCCTGCTAAACCAAGCTTGTTTAGTCGCTTTATGAAAGCATTGGCAAGTTTCTTCTCTGCTGAAGAAGCACCTGCTGAAAAGACCGAAGCGAAAAGTGTTGAAAGTGTTGAACCTGAGCAGACACAAAACTCAGAACAAAAGCAGCGCCAGCCTCGTCGCGATCGCAATAACGATCGTCGCCGTAACAATCGTGACAAAAACAAGCGTAACAATCGCAACGCTAATGATGTAAACGAGAAGAGCAGCGATAATCGCAATAACAAAGACAATGCGAACGCAGAAAAAGACAGCAATAACAACAGCAATAACAATCGCAAGCAGCGTCAAGATCGTAAGCCTAAGCAAGATCGTCGTAATAACAAACGCGATGACAACAAAGCTCATGAGGATGCAAAAGACAGCAAACTGCAAGAGCAAGGCCGTCAATTAGCGGAACAAGCGAAAGGCGAAGCGGCAAAAGACAATGCTAGCCAAGATAAACAAAACGATACGAAAGCAGCTAAGGTTAAAGAACGTCGTCAACGCCGTAAGCTAACGAAACAAGTGCGTAAGAACAGCCAAGAGCCTGAAGAGGTCATGGATGTTATTACTCCGGTTGAAGATGTTATTACTCCGGTTGAAACAGTGGCTGAAGCATCACCTGCAAGTGTTGTTGAACAACCCGTCCAAGATGCAAGCTCTGAAGTAGAATCTGAGGACAAGCCTAAACAACGCCGTAATCGTCGCTCTCCTCGTCATCTACGCGCAAGTGGTCAACGCCGTCGTCGCGGTCGCGATCGTCGCCCTAACCCATTCCGCCTACGTAAAGGTGGTGTAGCGTCACCAGAAATGGCGATGGGTAAAGTGATGCCAAGTTATGGCATCACTAAGCCAGAAACTAGACAAAAACCAGCAGAAACACCAGCAATGGAAACTAAACCAGTAGACGTTGCTTCGCTCGGCGGGTTTGCTTGTCCTGAAATGGCAATGGGTAAAGTGATTGTTCGTCGTGAACCACAGCCAGCAGTAACGGAACAACCTGTACAGACACCTGTCGTGGAAGAATCACAAGTTGCACCAATTGTTGAAGAGTCACCGATTTTAGTCGATACTATCGAAGAGTCAGGTCACGTTGAAGCCCCAGCTGTAGATGAAACTGAAGTAGCAGTAGCATCAGCTATTGAAGCGCCAGTGACTGAGCAAGCAAACGTTGTGGAAGAGGCTCAATCTACTGAGGTAGAAATGGGCACAGTTACAGTCGACAGCGATGAGGCACCATCTCAAAGCAGTGGTACTGTAGTTTGGAATCACAAAGGCCATGCATCGTCAGCAATGACTAAAGCAGCAGGCACACATGAAGTGAAAGATATCACTGTTGTGGCTGCACCGTTTAGAAGTGAACGTTACCACTCTATCGGTGCAGGTAGTCAAGCGGCTCGCTCAAAAGCTAGCGCTGAAATGACCAAACCTCAAGGTTACTAA
- a CDS encoding SulP family inorganic anion transporter: MFEFPKFSTHSVKNDVLSGITVALALVPEAVAFSFVAGVDPMVGLYAAFLVGLMTSIFGGRPGMISGATGSMAVVMVALVADHGVQYLFVAVFLAGVLQVLAGIFKLGKFIRIVPTPVMIGFVNGLAIIIFLAQLAQFKMPNAQGVMDWLPQDKMWIMLALVALTMAIIHFLPKFTKAVPSSLAAIIVVTVLVQVFHLDTRTVVDFLRSMAGNDSATLAGDLPTFALPQVPYTWETLKIVLPYSVILAAVGLIESLLTLSVIDEMTNTRGKSNRECIGQGIANISCSVFGAMGGCAMIGQSMINTNSGGRGRLSGITAAVGLLIFILFTSSLIEMIPLAALVGVMFMVVIGTFEWATFKLARRVPKQDFFLILLVTVVTVFTDLAIAVGVGIVACALMFAWQHAKQIHAVTKTTDTGTKEYLINGPIFFSSAANFMELFDAQNDPEDIIIDFAQSRVVDHSAIDAIETVAGRYAALGKTVHLRHLSQDCHKLLKKAGSLVEIDVQQDPTYKVVTNVLAD; the protein is encoded by the coding sequence ATGTTTGAATTTCCGAAGTTTTCAACGCACTCGGTGAAAAACGATGTGCTTTCAGGAATCACAGTGGCACTCGCCCTCGTTCCTGAAGCCGTTGCCTTTTCATTTGTTGCTGGTGTCGACCCAATGGTCGGCTTATATGCCGCATTCCTAGTAGGCCTAATGACATCAATTTTTGGTGGTCGTCCAGGCATGATTTCTGGCGCAACTGGCTCTATGGCTGTGGTAATGGTCGCTTTAGTGGCAGATCACGGTGTTCAATATCTGTTTGTTGCCGTCTTCTTAGCGGGAGTACTTCAAGTTCTCGCAGGCATCTTTAAATTGGGTAAATTCATTCGAATCGTACCAACCCCCGTGATGATTGGCTTCGTTAATGGTCTAGCGATTATCATTTTCCTTGCCCAATTAGCCCAATTCAAAATGCCTAATGCACAGGGTGTCATGGATTGGTTGCCACAAGATAAAATGTGGATCATGCTCGCGCTGGTTGCTTTGACTATGGCGATCATCCACTTTTTACCGAAATTCACTAAAGCGGTGCCATCTTCACTCGCCGCTATTATCGTTGTCACGGTTTTAGTTCAAGTATTCCACCTAGATACTCGAACTGTTGTCGATTTCTTACGCTCTATGGCAGGTAACGATAGTGCAACCTTAGCAGGTGATTTACCGACCTTTGCTCTACCGCAGGTTCCGTATACTTGGGAAACATTGAAGATTGTTCTACCTTACTCGGTCATTCTGGCTGCAGTTGGTTTGATTGAGTCATTACTGACCTTATCGGTCATCGATGAAATGACCAATACTCGCGGTAAGTCTAATCGTGAATGTATTGGCCAAGGCATTGCTAATATCAGTTGTTCAGTGTTTGGGGCTATGGGTGGCTGTGCCATGATCGGTCAATCTATGATCAACACAAACTCAGGTGGTCGTGGTCGCTTATCGGGTATTACCGCTGCTGTTGGCTTACTGATCTTTATCTTGTTCACATCATCTCTTATCGAAATGATTCCATTAGCCGCGCTGGTTGGCGTTATGTTTATGGTGGTTATCGGCACATTTGAATGGGCAACCTTTAAACTTGCACGCCGCGTACCGAAACAAGATTTCTTCCTGATCTTGCTGGTTACAGTGGTGACCGTCTTTACTGATTTAGCAATTGCGGTCGGTGTAGGTATTGTTGCGTGTGCACTGATGTTTGCTTGGCAACATGCCAAACAAATTCACGCAGTGACTAAAACAACTGACACAGGTACTAAAGAATACTTAATCAATGGCCCTATTTTCTTTAGCTCAGCAGCGAACTTTATGGAGTTATTCGATGCACAAAACGATCCTGAAGACATCATTATCGATTTTGCACAGTCACGTGTCGTAGACCACTCAGCGATTGATGCGATAGAAACAGTTGCAGGCCGTTACGCAGCACTGGGTAAAACTGTTCATTTACGTCATCTAAGCCAAGATTGTCATAAGTTGCTTAAAAAGGCGGGCAGCTTGGTTGAAATTGATGTTCAACAAGACCCAACGTATAAAGTCGTGACCAACGTCTTAGCAGACTAA